Genomic window (Candidatus Palauibacter australiensis):
CGGCGCCGGATCTGACGGGAGACGTTGAAGCCCCAGGTCGGATCGGTCCCGTAGCGGAGCGTGTTGAAGGGAATCCGGAACTCCGCGTACCAGCCTTCGCCGTCACGGCTCGTCGCGACGTTCCAGGAGCCATCCCAGTTCTTGTTGAAGCCTCCGCCGGCGCCGGATTGCATCCGCCGCTGGGTGTTGAAACCGCCCCCCAGGAAGAAACCGCCGCCACGGCCTTCGTTGGCAACCTGTCCGTCGTACTCGATGCCCGCCGGCGTCGTCCCGAACACGAACGCGTTCTGGAAGTCGTGGTAGGTGTCGAACGCGAGCAGGACGTGGTCGGCCTCGGAAACCTCGGCGTCCCGGATCCGATCCCCGGCGATAATCGCGGCCGGATCCCCGTCGAAGGCCCAGATCCCCACGTAGATGGCCTCGTCGTCGAACACCATGCGCACTTCGGTGCGTTCGGACGCCGGCTGCCCGTCGAAGGGTTCGCGCTGGATGAAGTCCGTCATCACCGGAGCGCCGTTCCAGGCCGCATCGTCCAGGACTCCGTCGATGGCGGGCGCCTCCGCCGTACGGACCGCGAGGCCTTCGAGCGTAGCGGGCGGCACCCCTTCCGGTTCGCGCTGCCCCGGACCGTCCTGCGCGCGCAACTCCGACGCCGGCATGAAGAGGACGATGAGACAGGCGATCCCGAAGCTCAGCGGCCCGCCGAGCCGGCAGCCGGGGAAACCATGGTTTCTTGGGAAGCTCATGTGACCGACACCTTTAAGGATGGATCTGAAGCATGCCAAGCCGGAAGGTAACGCTGAGTCAACACGTACCGGCTCCGCACGGTTGCAACGGGAAGCCGCCAATCCGTATGTTCAGATATATGGACACCGTTCAATCACGATTGAGATTCTTCCGTAAAGATATTCAGGGCTTGTCGCTGCGCGATTTTCGCGGCCGCGTCAACGCGGAGTTGCCCGAGCCCGCACGCGTGAGTCTCGGCACGCTGTCGAATTACGAACGGGACGCCGGCGCGTCCTCGAGGGCGGGCCCGCGGGCCGAGTTTCTGGCGGCGCTGAAGCGAGCCTTCCCTCCCCTTCGACTCGAGTGGCTGATTCTGGGCGACGGAGAGCCCACGACCCTCGCCCAGCGACTCGCCGCGCCCGAGGGCCTCGAGCCCTCCTTCGCCTCCCGGGTTCTGGCGCGTTACCCCGATCTCGAGCTGCTCTCGCCGGAAGCGTCGGCCCTCTTCATGGCCGCGCTGACGCGGCTGGCCATGGGCGAACCGAAGCTGGCGCTGGATGAAGGGGACCTGATCCAGCTGGCGGGCGACCTGCGCTGGCTCCTCCTGCTTCCCGCGGGGGCGTGGGGATTCCGCCACGCGCCGCCCTATCGGTCGTTCTCCGACTACGCCGTCGCGATGCTGCACGCGCTGAGCCAGCTCATGCCCGAGAGCGGGGAGGGGGACCCCATCGCGGACCACGCCGACTCGATTCTCCCGCGCCTGCGCCGCTTTCTGAAGGTCGGTTTCTAGACGCGGCAGGGGTGCTTAGATTCCCCGCCGGGTCTTCGTCGCGGTTGGGGCGGGGCGGTTGCGGAGGGCGAAGGCGGAGTCGTGGCGAGTCTCCAGAGCCCGGAGACCCGGCACCCAAACTCTTCCTGATTACCTGGACATACATGGCAACCCCTATCGACCAGACCGACGATCTGGAGCGCGCGCTCAGCGCCCTCGCCCGCCCCGAATGGCGGGACCTCCAGGCCGAAGACCTCCTCGCGATGTATCGCACGATGTATACGTCGAGGACGATCGACGACCGCGAAATCGCGATGAAGCGGCAGAACCGCGTCTTCTTCCAGATTTCCGGCGCCGGACACGAAGCGCTCCTCGTCGCGGCGGGCCGCGCGCTCAGAGCGGGGCACGACTGGTTCTTCACCTACTACCGCGACCGCGCGCTCTGCCTCGAGCTCGGCATGTCTCCCTACGAGATGTTCCTGGGCGCGGTCGGGGCGGAGGAAGATCCGTCGACTGGCGGACGGCAGATGCCGGCGCACTTCGGTTCTCCGGCCCTGCACCTCGTCACGCCCTCCAGCCCGACGGGCACACAGTTCAACCAGGCGGTGGGGTGCGCGGAGGGCATCGCTCGCGCGCGGACCGCCGGCCTCGACGGACTCGACGCCGTCGCCCCGCAGGTGGAATCGGATGAGATCGTGCTCGTGTGTACGGGGGACGGCACGACCTCGGAAGGAGAGTTCTGGGAGGCGATCAACACCGCCTCCAACCTGCAGCTTCCCATCCTCTTCCTCGTGGAGGACAACGGATACGCGATTTCCGTGCCGGTGGAGGTCAACACGGCCGGCGGCAGCATCTCGAGTCTCGTGCGGAACTACCCGAACCTCCACGTCGAAGAGGTCGATGGAACGGACCCGCTCGAGAGCTACGTCGTCATGCGGCGCGCCGCGCGATACGTGCGGTCCGGCCACGGTCCGGCGCTCGTGCACGCGCATGTCACCCGGCCCTACAGCCACTCGATGTCGGACGATGAGCGGCTCTACAAGTCCGAGGGAGAACGGGAACTCGAATCCGAGCGCGACCCGCTCGCCACCTTCGCCGACTACCTCGTGCGGGAAGGCGTGATCGAGGCCGACGCACTCGAATCGCTCGAGGCGGAGATCAGGGCCGATGTCGCCGACGCGGCGGACCGGGCCATGGCCCGCCCGCAGCCGAACCCCGATACCGTCTACGCGCATGTGTACTCGCCCGATGTCGACCCCGCGTCGAGCGCCTTCGAGACGAAGGCCCGGCCGGACCCGGAGGGGAATCCGAAGACGATGGTCGACCTGCTCAACGCCTGCCTCCGTGACGAGATGCGGCGCGACCCGCGGATCGTGGTGTTCGGGCAGGATGTGGCGGACGCGAGCCGCGAAGAGATCCTCGACGAGGTCAAGGGCAAGGGCGGCGTCTTCAAGGTGACGTACGGCCTGCAGCGCGAGTTCGGGTCGCTTCGCGTGTACAACGCGCCCCTCGCGGAGGCGAACATCGTCGGACGCGCCGTGGGTCTCGCCGTGCGCGGGCTGAAGCCGGTCGCCGAGGTCCAGTTCTTCGACTACATATGGCCGGCCTACCACCAGTTCCGGAACGAGGTCGCGACCTTCCGCTGGCGCTCCGCGGGACGTTGGAAGTGCCCGCTCGTCATCCGGACCACGTACGGCGGCTACATCTCGGGCGGCGCCATCTACCATTCGCAGACGGGCGCCTCGCTCTTCACGCACACGCCCGGCATGCACGTCATCTGCCCTGCGAACGCGGAGGACGCGAACGGGCTCCTGCGGACCGCGATCCGGTGCGACGACCCGGTGCTCTTCCTGGAGCACAAGCACCTGTACCGGCAGACGTACAACAAGGGCATCTATCCGGGTCCCGACTACATGATCCCGTTCGGCAAGGCCGCGCTCGTCGCCGAGGGGGAGGACCTCACGATCGTCACGTACGGCGCGATGGTGGAGCGCACGCGCAAGGCGCTCGCGAAGCTCGACCGCGCGGGGGAGCCGGTGCGCGCGGACCTGATCGACCTGCGGTCGCTGAACCCGGTCGACATGGACGCCATCCGTCGCTCGGTGATGAAGACGAACCGCGTGCTCGTGGCCTACGAGGACGCGAAGTCCTGGGGCTACGGGGCGGAGATCTCGGCCCGCCTGGCCGACGAACTGTTCGAGTGGCTCGACGCACCGATCCGCCGGATCACTTCGACGGACACCTTCATCGGCTACGCGCCCTCGCTCGAAAACGCGTCCCTGCCGCAGGTCGACGACATCGCCGAAGCCATCGTGGAACTCGCCACCTGGTAGTCGGCGGGGGCCGGTTTCACTCGGCGGAGGCCGGCCCTCCCGACTGAAGCTCTTCCAGCGCTTCCAAGCTGCGGGGCCAGTCCTTCCCCAGCAGCCGGGAGAGGGCCCGGTCCGCCAGCACTTTTCCGCCGGTCTGGCAGGCGGCGCAGTAGTTCGTCTCGTTGTCCGCGTACCGGATCCGCTGCACCGGCGCTGCGCAGTCCGGGCACGGCCGCCCGTACTTCCCGTGTACGGCCATCCCGGCGTGGAACGCGGTCACCTTCTCCGGGAACTCCCCGGCCAAGTCGTCCCGCAGCCGGCGCGTCCAGTGCTCGAGCGTGTGGCGCGTGGCGTCGCGGAGCCGGCCGATCTCCTCGGCGCTGAGCCGACTCGTCCACTTGATCGGCGACAGCTTCGCACGGTGCAGGATCTCGTCGGAATAGGCGTTGCCGATGCCCGAGAAGAGCCGCGGATCCGTGAGCGCGCGCTTGAGCGTGTGGTTGCGGGCCGTGAGCGTCTCGCGGAAGACGATCGGCTCCGCGGTGAGGGGATCGATGCCGCCCGGGTCGTGCCGGGCGAGCGCCTCGGCGCCCCTCACGACGTGGAGTGACGCCCGCCGCTTCGTGCCGGCTTCCGTGAGCAGGAGGCTCCCGTCGGCGAAGTCGAAGGCGGCGAGACCCAGCCGCCGCGGGATCGTCACGCCGGGATCGCGCCACCGGAGCCGCCCCGCGATCATGAGGTGGAGGACGAGCCAAAGCTCCGGTTCGTCCTCCCGGTCATCGGGAGCCGCGAGTCCGATCGCGATACGCTTCCCCAGCCGGCGCAGGGCCACGACCTCGCGGCCGTGCGCCTCCGCCAGCGGTGGATCGACGCTCCGAAGCAGGAAGGGGCTGCCGAGCCGCACTCGCTCCAGAGTCCGCCCGAGGACGCGCGCTTCCAGCCCTTCCAGGTAGATCGTGATGTCGGGCAGCTCGGGCATCGGCGAAGTCCGGCGGAGAACCGCTAGTGCGGTGGCGACACTAACTGCCGCCGTCCGAGCGGGATGCGTGCCCGTTGGCGTGGGCGGCTTCGTTCGGTTTCTCAAGGGTGTTGCGAAGATCCTGGACGTAGTCCGGGTGCTCGCGGTTGAACTCCGGCCAATCCTCGTCCCGGGCGACGATGATGCCGCCGACGGCGCCCATCGCACCTTCCGGCGCCGGGTGGCCCAGCGGGTTCGAGTATTGGACGGAGATGCGGTAGACGCGGTCCTTCCGGATCCGGACGCCCCCGCGCCACCAGAGCCGGCTCGTGGGCACGCCGACGGTGCGGCCTTCGCCGTCCACCTCGGGCCCCGTTTCCCAGATCACCTTGCCCGCCGTGACATCCTCGAGCCGAATCCAGTCCCCGTAGTCGTGCAGGTGCCCTCCGATGGCGAGGATCCGCCCGTCCACGGCGGGGCTGCCCTCCCAGCTCCTCCGGTGAGTCCCGGGCGGAAGCGGAAACTCCTTCTCGCCGACCGGGCCCATCACGTCGAGATAGAACGGATAGACGTCCACGGGCTCGACGAGGCCCGGATCGTCGAACGGCGTGTACGGAAGCCGGATGTGCAGGAAGGCTTCATCGTGGGACGCTTCGGGGAGCGGGGCGAACATGGCGCTCACGAGGACCCGGGTGCCGGGCGCGAGGGGAACGCCCAGCACGCGCGGCAGAAACTCTCGCTTCGTCTCGCGCCCCGCGGCGAGAATACGGCGCGGGACGGCGGAGAAGAGTTCGCGGTTGTCGGGGTCGATGACGTTGACGTGATGGAGCAGGCGATCGGGGAGCGGGCTGCCCTCCCGGTCCCTCATTTGCCACGAGAACCCGTGCATCCAGCCCGCGACGGGCAGCTCCGCGAGTTGCACCGGGGGCCGGAGGTGCGGACCGGCGGCGGGCAGGGAGACGGGGCCGACGACGATCTCGAACTCGCGGTCGGTCGCGTCCACCCGCACGTCGATGAGCGGGCTCGCGGCCGGCAGGCGCGGCGGGACCGAGGCGGCGGCAGGCGCCGAAGCTCCGTGTCGGTGTTCCTGTGCGGCGGGGGTGTCCGACGCCCGCCCGGGCGGCGACAGCCCATGCGAGGACAGCGGGTGCGGCGGAAGCAGGAGGCCGAGGCTCAGCAAGGGCGCTCGAATGGCCGCAGGATTTATGCGACACCGCGCGAGGCTCACGCCCGGAATCAGTCGGGCGGGGGAACGTCGAAGTAGGTGTAGTTCTTCGCGGTGAAGGCGTCATACTGCTCCGGCACCTCGTCGTCCGGATAGATGGCCTCCACGGGACACTCGGGCACGCAGGCGCCGCAATCGATGCACTCCTCGGGATGGATGTAGTACTGATCCTCTCCCTCGTAGATGCAGTCGACGGGGCACACGTCCACGCAGGACGCATCCTTCTCGCTCATGCATGGTTCGGTGATGATATAGGTCATGCGCGGGAAGATATCCGAGGCCCGAGGGCTGAGCAATTCCGCCATCCCCCCTGTACGGGTGGGGCGGATCGGGTTGGTCCGTCGCGCAACAGCCGGTATCTTGGAGGGTTCCGGGCGGACGGCATGCGGACGCGTCGGCGCGGTGCGCGGGACACGGAATGCAGACCGGATCACACAGCGAGAAAGCGTCAGCCTTGAAGCCACTCGAGGTCATACAGGGAGGGAGCACGGCCGATGCCTGGCCTTCGCGGAAGCCGCGATGGCTCAAGGTGCGGGCGCCCGGAGGGCCCAACTACATGCGCCTCAAGGAACTGATGCGGGGGCTCGAACTCAGCTCGGTCTGCGAGGAGGCGCAGTGCCCCAACATCGGCGAGTGCTGGGAGGCGGGCACGGCGACGTTCCTCATCATGGGCGACGTGTGCACGCGCAACTGCCCCTACTGCGCGATCGCGCACGGCCGGCCGGAGGAACTCGACGAAGACGAGCCGCGGCGGGTCGCGGAGGCCATCGAGCGACTGCAGCTCAACCACTGCGTCATCACGTCCGTGGATCGCGATGACCTGCCCGATGGCGGCGCCTGGATCTTCGCCGAGATGATCCGCGAGATCCGGCTGCGCCGTCCCGAGTGTTCGATCGAGGTCCTGACGCCGGACTTCCAGGGGAATCCCGAGGCGATCCGCACGGTGATCGACGCGAGGCCGGAGATCTTCAACCACAACATGGAGACCGTGCGCCGGCTGCACCGGGTCGCCCGGCCCGGCGGCCGCTACGACCGCTCGCTGAACGTCCTGACGACGGGACGGCAACTGGACGACCAGGTCCTCATCAAGACGGGGATCATGCTCGGGCTCGGCGAGACGTCCGCCGACATCGACGAGTTCATGGGAGACGCGCTCGAAGCCGGCGTACAGATCCTCACGCTGGGGCAGTATCTGAGGCCGTCGCCGGACCATCTTCCGATCGACCGCTACGTGCCCCCGGAGGAGTTCGCGAACTGGAAGGAGATCGGGGAATCGCGAGGGTTCCTGCACGTCGAGAGCGGACCGCTCGTGCGGTCCAGCTATCACGCGCGTGAGCAGGTGGTCGAACTGCGCCGGCGGGTCGCGGCGCTGGCGGCGGGATGAGCGCGGCGAACCCCGGCCGGTCCACGGCCACGGTCTCCGACGCTCCGGCGGGAGCCCCCGGGTCGGGAGCGAGCGGAGACCCCGACGCATTCCTCGGACTCTCGAAGGAGGAGTGCGTGGAACTCCTCCGCGAGATGATCATCGAGCGCCGGTTCGAGGAGAAGGCGGCGGAGGTCTACCAGGTCGGCAAGATCGGCGGTTTCTGCCACCTCTACATCGGGCAGGAGGCCGTCTCGGCGGGGTCGATTTCCCCGCTGCGGGACGACGACTACGTGATCACCGCGTATCGCGATCACGCGCAGGCCATCGCGCGCGGGATGACGCCGAACGCCGTCATGGCCGAACTCTACGGACGGGCGGACGGCTGCTCGAAGGGCTTCGGCGGCTCGATGCACATGTTCGACAAGTCGCTCAATTTCATGGGCGGCCACGGCATCGTCGGGAGTCACCTGCCGCTTGCGGTCGGAGTCGGCTACGCGATCCGCTACCGGGGCGGAGACCAGGTCTGCCTCTGTTTCTTCGGCGATTCCGTGGTCAACATCGGCGCCTTCCACGAGTCGATGAACATGGCCGCGCGCTGGAAGCTGCCCATCATCTTCCTCCTCGAGAACAACCGGTACGGGATGGGGACCGACTACCGGCGCGTGGCGGCGGTGAAGGAACTCAAGGACCGCGGCCGGGCGTACGAGGGCCTCACGTCGCTCGACGTGGACGGCATGGATGTGCTGGCCGTCCGCCAGGCGATGGAGGAGGCGATCGAGCGGGGACGGAACGAGAAGACGCCCAGCTTCATCGAGGCGCGCTGCTTCCGCTACATGGGCCACTCGATGGCGGATCCGATGCACGGGACGTACCGGACGCGCGAGGAGGTCGAGAAGTGGCGGTCGGATGACCCGATCCTCTCCTTCACCCGGCAGCTCATGGACGCGGGGCGGCTGACGGAGGAGGATTACCAGGCGATCGACCGCGAGGCAAAGGAGATCGCCGAGGAGTCCGCGGCCTTTGCGAACCGGAGCCCCTTCCCCGATTCGGAAGCGCTCTATCGCTACGTGTATTCGGACGGGTACCCGGACGACATGCGG
Coding sequences:
- a CDS encoding dehydrogenase E1 component subunit alpha/beta is translated as MATPIDQTDDLERALSALARPEWRDLQAEDLLAMYRTMYTSRTIDDREIAMKRQNRVFFQISGAGHEALLVAAGRALRAGHDWFFTYYRDRALCLELGMSPYEMFLGAVGAEEDPSTGGRQMPAHFGSPALHLVTPSSPTGTQFNQAVGCAEGIARARTAGLDGLDAVAPQVESDEIVLVCTGDGTTSEGEFWEAINTASNLQLPILFLVEDNGYAISVPVEVNTAGGSISSLVRNYPNLHVEEVDGTDPLESYVVMRRAARYVRSGHGPALVHAHVTRPYSHSMSDDERLYKSEGERELESERDPLATFADYLVREGVIEADALESLEAEIRADVADAADRAMARPQPNPDTVYAHVYSPDVDPASSAFETKARPDPEGNPKTMVDLLNACLRDEMRRDPRIVVFGQDVADASREEILDEVKGKGGVFKVTYGLQREFGSLRVYNAPLAEANIVGRAVGLAVRGLKPVAEVQFFDYIWPAYHQFRNEVATFRWRSAGRWKCPLVIRTTYGGYISGGAIYHSQTGASLFTHTPGMHVICPANAEDANGLLRTAIRCDDPVLFLEHKHLYRQTYNKGIYPGPDYMIPFGKAALVAEGEDLTIVTYGAMVERTRKALAKLDRAGEPVRADLIDLRSLNPVDMDAIRRSVMKTNRVLVAYEDAKSWGYGAEISARLADELFEWLDAPIRRITSTDTFIGYAPSLENASLPQVDDIAEAIVELATW
- a CDS encoding formamidopyrimidine-DNA glycosylase; the protein is MPELPDITIYLEGLEARVLGRTLERVRLGSPFLLRSVDPPLAEAHGREVVALRRLGKRIAIGLAAPDDREDEPELWLVLHLMIAGRLRWRDPGVTIPRRLGLAAFDFADGSLLLTEAGTKRRASLHVVRGAEALARHDPGGIDPLTAEPIVFRETLTARNHTLKRALTDPRLFSGIGNAYSDEILHRAKLSPIKWTSRLSAEEIGRLRDATRHTLEHWTRRLRDDLAGEFPEKVTAFHAGMAVHGKYGRPCPDCAAPVQRIRYADNETNYCAACQTGGKVLADRALSRLLGKDWPRSLEALEELQSGGPASAE
- a CDS encoding ferredoxin family protein, translated to MTYIITEPCMSEKDASCVDVCPVDCIYEGEDQYYIHPEECIDCGACVPECPVEAIYPDDEVPEQYDAFTAKNYTYFDVPPPD
- the lipA gene encoding lipoyl synthase: MKPLEVIQGGSTADAWPSRKPRWLKVRAPGGPNYMRLKELMRGLELSSVCEEAQCPNIGECWEAGTATFLIMGDVCTRNCPYCAIAHGRPEELDEDEPRRVAEAIERLQLNHCVITSVDRDDLPDGGAWIFAEMIREIRLRRPECSIEVLTPDFQGNPEAIRTVIDARPEIFNHNMETVRRLHRVARPGGRYDRSLNVLTTGRQLDDQVLIKTGIMLGLGETSADIDEFMGDALEAGVQILTLGQYLRPSPDHLPIDRYVPPEEFANWKEIGESRGFLHVESGPLVRSSYHAREQVVELRRRVAALAAG
- the pdhA gene encoding pyruvate dehydrogenase (acetyl-transferring) E1 component subunit alpha, with product MSAANPGRSTATVSDAPAGAPGSGASGDPDAFLGLSKEECVELLREMIIERRFEEKAAEVYQVGKIGGFCHLYIGQEAVSAGSISPLRDDDYVITAYRDHAQAIARGMTPNAVMAELYGRADGCSKGFGGSMHMFDKSLNFMGGHGIVGSHLPLAVGVGYAIRYRGGDQVCLCFFGDSVVNIGAFHESMNMAARWKLPIIFLLENNRYGMGTDYRRVAAVKELKDRGRAYEGLTSLDVDGMDVLAVRQAMEEAIERGRNEKTPSFIEARCFRYMGHSMADPMHGTYRTREEVEKWRSDDPILSFTRQLMDAGRLTEEDYQAIDREAKEIAEESAAFANRSPFPDSEALYRYVYSDGYPDDMRRRDAWRKELR